From the genome of Cedecea lapagei, one region includes:
- the yjfY gene encoding DUF1471 family protein YjfY, producing the protein MKNIVIALAAVLLLSANAAAAIKIDSRQARNMDDVQSLGVIYINHNFATVSEAETAIQQDADQHNAKFYHTIIMREPGSNGNMHVSADIYR; encoded by the coding sequence ATGAAAAACATCGTTATAGCCCTTGCTGCAGTTCTGTTGTTAAGCGCCAACGCGGCGGCAGCTATCAAGATCGACAGCCGCCAGGCCAGGAATATGGATGACGTTCAAAGCCTGGGCGTCATTTATATTAACCACAACTTCGCCACCGTGTCAGAGGCAGAAACGGCCATCCAGCAGGATGCGGACCAGCACAACGCGAAGTTCTATCACACGATAATCATGAGAGAACCCGGCAGTAACGGCAATATGCACGTCAGTGCAGATATCTACCGGTAG
- the yjfP gene encoding esterase, protein MIEIYNERFAGVEVLHAVPSGMKQLPLPTVIFYHGFSSSKLVYSYFAVALAQQGFRVVMPDALDHGARYSGDADARLQQFWPILKNSIDEFPALYQALLSTGGVADGSLAVGGASMGGMTALGIMARQPEVRCVACLMGSGYFTTLAQTLFPPQADVREGVIAGLADYDVAERLERLSDRPLLLWHGEEDDVVPAVETLRLQQALTANRLDKNLTCVWEAGVKHRITPEALEATSQFFARYL, encoded by the coding sequence ATGATCGAAATTTATAACGAGCGGTTTGCCGGCGTCGAAGTTCTGCACGCGGTACCGTCCGGAATGAAACAATTACCGCTGCCAACAGTTATTTTCTACCACGGTTTTAGCTCCTCAAAACTGGTATATAGCTATTTTGCGGTGGCGCTGGCGCAGCAGGGATTTCGCGTTGTTATGCCGGATGCTCTCGATCATGGCGCTCGCTACAGCGGCGATGCTGATGCTCGCCTGCAGCAGTTCTGGCCAATTTTAAAAAACAGTATTGATGAATTTCCGGCGCTTTATCAGGCGCTACTGAGCACGGGCGGCGTCGCCGATGGCAGTCTCGCGGTGGGCGGAGCTTCCATGGGAGGAATGACGGCGCTGGGGATCATGGCGCGCCAGCCTGAAGTGCGCTGTGTCGCCTGCCTGATGGGCTCAGGCTATTTTACGACGCTGGCACAAACTCTGTTTCCACCTCAGGCGGATGTTCGCGAAGGGGTGATTGCGGGGCTGGCAGATTACGACGTCGCCGAGCGGCTTGAGCGGCTAAGCGACAGGCCGCTGCTGCTGTGGCATGGCGAAGAGGATGACGTTGTGCCAGCCGTAGAAACACTCAGATTACAGCAGGCGCTAACAGCTAACCGGTTGGATAAAAACCTGACCTGCGTATGGGAGGCGGGCGTCAAACATCGCATCACGCCAGAAGCGCTGGAAGCCACGAGCCAGTTTTTTGCCCGATACCTGTAA
- the bsmA gene encoding biofilm peroxide resistance protein BsmA, giving the protein MTVKKRETIMLRLSVLFLAALLSACSVLQGTPQPAPPPTNVPQEIQRPQTAALTKIGTVTAVVRGSPMDSEAIIKNKAAAAKADYYLIIMNDETVIPGQWYAQAILYRK; this is encoded by the coding sequence ATGACTGTTAAGAAACGAGAAACCATCATGCTTCGGCTATCCGTGCTCTTTCTGGCGGCGTTACTCAGCGCCTGCAGCGTACTCCAGGGAACGCCGCAGCCCGCACCACCGCCGACAAATGTCCCGCAGGAAATACAGCGTCCTCAAACTGCGGCATTGACCAAAATAGGCACCGTGACCGCCGTAGTACGCGGCTCTCCAATGGACTCAGAAGCCATTATTAAGAACAAAGCCGCAGCAGCGAAAGCAGATTATTATCTCATCATTATGAATGATGAGACGGTGATACCGGGCCAGTGGTATGCGCAGGCTATTTTGTATCGGAAATAA
- the yjfN gene encoding DUF1471 family protease activator YjfN, which yields MKRSLALTTLLLSVGLIPTLAQSAEFASADCVTGLNEIGLISVNDISGSPQDVERMIALKADEQGASWYRIIKMQENSLADSWRAQAILYA from the coding sequence ATGAAACGATCTCTTGCCTTAACTACACTGCTGTTATCTGTTGGCCTTATTCCGACTCTGGCGCAGTCCGCCGAGTTTGCCAGCGCGGATTGCGTGACGGGCCTTAATGAAATCGGATTAATTTCGGTCAATGATATTTCCGGTAGCCCGCAGGACGTCGAGCGTATGATCGCGCTGAAGGCTGACGAGCAGGGAGCCTCCTGGTACCGCATTATTAAGATGCAGGAAAACTCTCTTGCGGATAGCTGGCGGGCACAGGCTATTCTTTACGCATGA
- a CDS encoding isovaleryl-CoA dehydrogenase, which produces MRWQTHTVFNQPIPLSNSNLFLSDIPLREAVVREGAGWDVELQASIGQQLGSAESLELGRLANVNPPELLRFDANGERLDDVRFHPAWHLLMQGLFANRVHNLAWQEDARQGAFVARAARFIQHAQVEAGTLCPITMTCGATPLLLQHLPKAFEAWRKPLLSDRYDAHMLPGAQKRGLLIGMGMTEKQGGSDVLSNTTCAEPLEGRGSGEAYRLVGHKWFFSVPQSDAHLVLAQAKGGLSCFFLPRFLPDGQRNAVRLERLKDKLGNRSNASSEAEFCDATAWLIGDEGEGVRHILKMGGFTRFDCALGSHGLMRRALSVALCHALQRQAFGKTLIEQPVMRQLLGKMALLLEGQTAFLFRLARAWESPGDARQLAYSRLFTPAAKFSICKAGIPFVAEAMEVLGGVGYCEESELPRLYREMPVNSIWEGSGNIMSLDVLRVLTRQPAVIEMLHGEFDEVKGQNRHFDRSWRQLQQRLRKPQEERGREITLQLTNLACGAQLLKSLSPPAAEAWCRMKLDDRGESLLPEQVISDLLLRATGGVA; this is translated from the coding sequence ATGCGCTGGCAAACCCACACCGTTTTTAATCAACCTATCCCCCTCAGCAACAGCAATCTTTTTCTATCAGATATCCCGCTGCGAGAAGCGGTGGTGCGTGAAGGCGCCGGCTGGGACGTTGAGCTTCAGGCCAGCATCGGCCAACAGCTGGGCTCCGCAGAATCCCTGGAGCTGGGCAGGCTGGCAAACGTCAATCCGCCCGAGCTGCTACGCTTTGACGCCAACGGCGAGCGGCTTGACGACGTTCGCTTTCATCCCGCCTGGCATCTGCTAATGCAGGGACTCTTTGCTAATCGGGTTCACAATCTTGCCTGGCAGGAGGATGCGCGCCAGGGAGCCTTTGTCGCCCGCGCCGCCCGATTTATTCAGCATGCTCAGGTTGAGGCCGGCACCCTGTGCCCGATTACCATGACCTGTGGCGCTACGCCGCTGCTGTTACAGCATTTACCGAAAGCTTTTGAAGCCTGGCGCAAACCGCTGCTTAGCGATCGCTATGATGCGCACATGCTGCCGGGCGCCCAAAAGCGAGGGCTGCTGATAGGGATGGGGATGACCGAGAAACAGGGCGGTTCAGACGTGCTGAGTAACACAACGTGCGCGGAGCCGCTGGAGGGCAGAGGTTCGGGTGAAGCTTATCGGCTGGTAGGGCATAAATGGTTTTTCTCTGTCCCGCAAAGCGACGCGCACCTTGTTCTTGCTCAGGCTAAGGGCGGGCTGTCGTGCTTCTTCCTGCCGCGCTTTTTGCCGGATGGACAGCGTAATGCCGTTCGCCTTGAGCGCCTGAAAGACAAGCTGGGTAACCGTTCAAACGCCAGCAGCGAAGCCGAGTTTTGCGATGCCACTGCCTGGCTTATCGGTGACGAAGGTGAGGGCGTACGCCATATTCTGAAGATGGGGGGATTTACCCGCTTTGACTGCGCGCTGGGCAGTCACGGCCTGATGCGTCGAGCGCTGTCGGTAGCCTTGTGTCATGCCCTTCAGCGGCAGGCCTTTGGCAAGACGCTCATTGAGCAGCCTGTTATGCGGCAGCTGCTGGGAAAAATGGCCCTGCTGCTTGAAGGCCAGACGGCGTTTCTCTTCCGTCTTGCCCGGGCATGGGAGTCGCCCGGTGACGCCCGGCAGCTGGCCTACAGCCGCTTGTTTACCCCGGCGGCGAAATTCAGCATCTGCAAAGCCGGTATTCCTTTTGTTGCCGAAGCAATGGAGGTTCTGGGCGGCGTGGGCTACTGCGAAGAGAGCGAGCTGCCGCGTCTGTATCGCGAAATGCCGGTAAACAGCATCTGGGAAGGGTCGGGCAATATCATGAGTCTCGATGTGTTGCGCGTGCTAACCCGACAGCCCGCGGTAATAGAGATGCTGCACGGCGAATTTGATGAGGTTAAGGGGCAAAACCGTCACTTTGATCGTAGCTGGCGGCAGCTACAGCAGCGCTTGCGGAAACCACAGGAAGAGCGGGGAAGGGAAATTACGCTTCAGCTGACCAATCTGGCCTGTGGGGCGCAGTTGCTTAAATCTCTTTCACCTCCCGCAGCCGAGGCCTGGTGCCGAATGAAGCTGGACGATCGGGGAGAATCGCTTTTGCCCGAGCAGGTCATCAGTGATTTGCTGCTGCGGGCAACGGGAGGCGTGGCTTAA
- the rlmB gene encoding 23S rRNA (guanosine(2251)-2'-O)-methyltransferase RlmB, which yields MSEIIYGIHAVQALLERAPQRFQEVFILKGREDKRLLPLIHAVEAQGIPVQVANRQWLDEKAEGAVHQGIIARVKPGRQYQENDLPDLIAEHERPFLLILDGVTDPHNLGACLRSADAAGVHAVIVPKDRSAQLNATAKKVACGAAENVPLIRVTNLARTMRMLQEENVWIVGTAGEADHTLFQSKFTGPLALVMGAEGEGMRRLTREHCDELVSIPMAGTVSSLNVSVATGVCLFEIVRQRG from the coding sequence ATGAGTGAAATTATTTACGGCATTCACGCCGTCCAGGCCCTGCTTGAACGTGCTCCGCAGCGTTTTCAGGAAGTTTTCATCCTGAAAGGGCGCGAAGACAAGCGCCTGCTGCCGCTGATCCACGCCGTTGAAGCGCAGGGGATCCCGGTGCAGGTGGCAAATCGGCAGTGGCTGGACGAGAAGGCCGAAGGTGCGGTACACCAGGGCATCATCGCCCGCGTGAAGCCGGGCCGGCAGTACCAGGAAAACGATCTGCCCGATCTGATTGCCGAGCACGAGCGTCCGTTCCTGCTGATCTTAGATGGCGTAACCGATCCACATAACCTCGGTGCCTGCCTGCGTAGCGCAGACGCTGCCGGGGTTCACGCGGTTATCGTTCCGAAGGATCGCTCCGCGCAGCTGAATGCGACGGCGAAAAAAGTTGCCTGCGGCGCCGCGGAGAACGTGCCGCTGATCCGCGTGACTAACCTGGCCCGCACCATGCGTATGCTGCAGGAAGAGAACGTCTGGATCGTCGGCACCGCCGGCGAAGCGGACCATACCCTGTTCCAGAGCAAATTTACTGGCCCGCTGGCGCTGGTCATGGGCGCTGAAGGTGAAGGCATGCGTCGCCTGACTCGCGAGCACTGCGACGAACTGGTTAGCATTCCAATGGCCGGGACCGTTTCTTCCCTGAACGTTTCCGTCGCCACCGGCGTTTGCCTGTTTGAAATCGTGCGTCAGCGCGGTTAA
- the rnr gene encoding ribonuclease R codes for MSKDPFQEREAEKYENPIPSREFILDHLSKREKPASRDELAEELKISGEEQIEALRRRLRAMERDGQLVFTRRQCYALPERLDLLKGKVIGHRDGFGFLRVEGRKDDLYLSSEQMKMCMHGDLVLAQPLGADRKGRREARIVRVLEPRTGLIVGRYFTDAGVGFVVPDDSRLSFDILIPPEALMGARMGFVVVVELTQRPTRRTKAIGKIVEVLGDNMDTGMAVDMALRTHEIPHVWPKEVEAQVASLKEEVPEEAKIGRVDLRDLPLVTIDGEDARDFDDAVFCEKKRGGGWRLWVAIADVSYYVRPPTALDNEARNRGTSVYFPSQVVPMLPEVLSNGLCSLNPQVDRLCMVCEMTISAAGRLTGYKFYEAVMSSHARLTYTKVWHMLQGDQELREQYAPLVKHIEELHNLYKVLEVSRAQRGGISFESEEAKFIFNAERRIERVEQTVRNDAHKLIEECMILANISAARFVEKNNEPALFRDHDRPSNDAITAFRSVLAELGLELPGGQKPEPRDYADLLASIADRPDHEMLQTMLLRSMKQAIYDPENRGHFGLALQSYAHFTSPIRRYPDLSLHRAIKYLLAKEQGHTGNSTESGGWHYSMEEMLQLGQHCSMTERRADEATRDVADWLKCDFMQDQVGQVFNGIIASVTGFGFFVRLDDLFIDGLVHVSTLDNDYYRFDQIGQRLIGESGGQTYRLGDRVEVRVEAVHMDERKIDFALISSQRAPRGVGKTAKDKAKKGTGGAPSKRRQAGKRVNFEPDNAFRKEKDGSKAKKEKAGKKPKKAKAPSDKTRKIAAATKAKRAAKKPAS; via the coding sequence ATGTCAAAAGATCCTTTTCAGGAACGAGAAGCCGAAAAATATGAAAACCCGATTCCAAGCCGGGAGTTTATTCTCGATCACCTGTCAAAACGTGAAAAACCTGCCAGCCGCGACGAGCTGGCTGAAGAACTAAAAATCTCCGGTGAAGAACAGATTGAGGCTTTACGCCGTCGCCTGCGTGCGATGGAGCGTGACGGCCAGCTGGTCTTTACCCGCCGCCAGTGCTATGCGCTGCCGGAGCGTCTGGACCTGCTGAAAGGCAAAGTCATTGGCCACCGGGACGGCTTCGGCTTCCTGCGAGTTGAAGGCCGTAAAGACGATCTTTATCTTTCATCCGAGCAGATGAAAATGTGCATGCACGGCGATCTGGTGCTGGCGCAGCCTCTCGGCGCTGACCGTAAAGGCCGCCGTGAAGCGCGTATTGTTCGCGTGCTGGAGCCAAGAACCGGGCTGATTGTTGGCCGCTACTTCACCGACGCTGGCGTAGGTTTTGTGGTACCGGACGACAGCCGCCTGAGCTTCGATATTCTGATCCCACCTGAGGCGCTGATGGGCGCGCGCATGGGCTTTGTGGTGGTGGTTGAGCTGACCCAGCGTCCAACGCGCCGTACCAAGGCAATCGGCAAAATCGTTGAAGTGCTTGGCGATAACATGGATACCGGCATGGCCGTGGATATGGCGCTGCGTACCCATGAAATCCCGCACGTCTGGCCGAAAGAGGTTGAAGCCCAGGTTGCAAGCCTGAAAGAAGAAGTGCCAGAAGAGGCCAAAATTGGCCGTGTTGACCTGCGGGACCTGCCGCTGGTGACCATTGATGGCGAAGACGCTCGTGACTTTGATGACGCCGTATTCTGCGAGAAGAAACGCGGCGGCGGCTGGCGCCTGTGGGTAGCCATTGCCGACGTAAGCTACTACGTTCGTCCCCCAACGGCGCTGGATAACGAAGCCCGCAATCGTGGGACTTCGGTGTACTTCCCGTCGCAGGTAGTGCCGATGCTGCCGGAAGTGCTTTCAAACGGGCTGTGCTCCCTGAACCCGCAGGTCGATCGCCTGTGTATGGTCTGCGAGATGACCATCTCCGCAGCAGGGCGCCTGACCGGCTATAAATTCTATGAAGCGGTAATGAGCTCTCATGCTCGCCTGACCTACACCAAGGTCTGGCATATGCTGCAGGGCGACCAGGAGCTGCGCGAGCAGTATGCGCCGCTGGTCAAGCATATCGAAGAGCTGCATAACCTCTACAAAGTGCTGGAAGTTTCCCGTGCCCAGCGCGGCGGTATCTCCTTCGAGAGCGAAGAAGCGAAGTTTATCTTCAACGCTGAACGCCGCATCGAGCGCGTCGAGCAGACCGTGCGTAACGATGCGCACAAGCTTATCGAAGAGTGCATGATCCTCGCCAATATCTCGGCGGCGCGCTTTGTCGAGAAGAATAACGAGCCCGCGCTGTTCCGCGATCACGATCGTCCGAGCAACGATGCGATCACCGCATTCCGTTCGGTGCTGGCGGAGCTGGGCCTTGAATTACCGGGCGGGCAGAAGCCGGAGCCGCGCGATTACGCCGATCTGCTGGCGTCCATCGCCGATCGTCCCGATCACGAGATGCTGCAAACCATGCTGCTGCGCTCTATGAAGCAGGCGATTTACGATCCGGAAAACCGCGGCCACTTCGGCCTGGCGCTGCAGTCCTACGCGCACTTTACCTCGCCGATCCGCCGCTACCCGGATCTGTCCCTGCACCGCGCCATTAAATACTTACTGGCAAAAGAGCAGGGGCATACCGGGAATAGCACCGAATCCGGCGGCTGGCACTACAGCATGGAAGAGATGCTGCAGCTGGGGCAGCACTGCTCAATGACCGAACGCCGCGCCGACGAAGCGACTCGCGACGTGGCGGACTGGCTGAAGTGCGACTTTATGCAGGATCAGGTTGGGCAGGTGTTCAACGGGATTATTGCCAGCGTTACCGGCTTTGGCTTCTTTGTGCGTCTGGACGATCTGTTTATCGATGGTCTGGTGCACGTCTCGACGCTGGACAACGACTACTACCGCTTTGACCAGATTGGTCAGCGCCTGATTGGCGAATCTGGCGGCCAGACTTACCGTCTGGGTGACCGCGTTGAGGTTCGAGTAGAAGCTGTCCATATGGACGAGCGTAAAATCGACTTCGCGCTGATCTCAAGCCAGCGTGCGCCGCGTGGCGTGGGTAAAACCGCAAAAGATAAAGCGAAGAAGGGAACCGGTGGTGCTCCGTCTAAGCGGCGTCAGGCAGGCAAACGCGTAAACTTCGAGCCGGACAATGCTTTCCGCAAAGAGAAAGACGGTTCAAAAGCGAAGAAAGAGAAGGCCGGAAAGAAACCGAAGAAAGCCAAAGCGCCGTCGGACAAAACCCGTAAAATAGCGGCAGCAACGAAGGCGAAGCGCGCCGCGAAAAAGCCGGCGAGCTGA
- the nsrR gene encoding nitric oxide-sensing transcriptional repressor NsrR, which produces MQLTSFTDYGLRALIYMASLPEGRMTNISEVTEVYGVSRNHMVKIINQLSRAGYVMAVRGKNGGIRLGKPAGTIRIGDVVRELEPLSLVNCSSEFCHITPACRLKQALAEAVQSFLQELDKHTLADLVDQNQPLYKLLLVE; this is translated from the coding sequence GTGCAGTTAACGAGTTTTACTGATTACGGTTTACGTGCTTTGATTTATATGGCTTCTCTTCCCGAAGGAAGAATGACCAACATCTCTGAAGTGACAGAGGTGTACGGTGTGTCCCGTAATCACATGGTGAAAATCATCAATCAACTCAGCCGCGCGGGCTATGTGATGGCCGTGCGAGGAAAAAACGGTGGCATCCGCCTTGGTAAGCCTGCAGGCACTATCCGCATCGGCGACGTGGTGCGCGAGCTGGAGCCGCTCTCTTTGGTGAACTGTAGCAGTGAGTTTTGTCATATCACCCCTGCCTGCCGACTAAAACAGGCCCTGGCTGAGGCGGTGCAAAGTTTCCTTCAGGAACTGGACAAGCACACGCTGGCCGACCTGGTGGACCAAAACCAACCGCTCTACAAATTACTGCTGGTGGAATGA
- a CDS encoding adenylosuccinate synthase has protein sequence MGNNVVVLGTQWGDEGKGKIVDLLTERAKYVVRYQGGHNAGHTLVINGEKTVLHLIPSGILRENVTSIIGNGVVLSPAALMKEMKGLEDRGIPVRERLLLSEACPLILDYHVALDVAREKARGAKAIGTTGRGIGPAYEDKVARRGLRVGDLFDKATFADKLKEVMEYHNFQLVNFYKAEAVDYQKVLDDAMAVADILTSMVVDVSDLLDQARKRGDFIMFEGAQGTLLDIDHGTYPYVTSSNTTAGGVATGSGIGPRYVDYVLGIIKAYSTRVGAGPFPTELFDDIGEFLCKQGNEFGATTGRRRRTGWLDAVAVRRAVQINSLSGFCLTKLDVLDGLKEVKICVGYRMPDGREVTTTPMAADDWEGIEPIYEVMPGWSETTFGVKERSGLPQAALNYIKRIEEVTGVPIDIISTGPDRTETMILRDPFDA, from the coding sequence ATGGGTAACAACGTCGTCGTACTGGGCACCCAATGGGGTGACGAAGGTAAAGGAAAGATCGTCGATCTTCTGACTGAACGGGCTAAATATGTTGTGCGCTACCAGGGCGGTCACAACGCAGGCCACACTCTCGTAATCAACGGTGAAAAAACCGTTCTCCATCTTATTCCATCAGGCATTCTTCGCGAAAACGTCACCAGCATCATCGGTAACGGCGTTGTGCTGTCTCCAGCTGCGCTGATGAAAGAGATGAAAGGGCTGGAAGACCGCGGGATTCCAGTACGTGAGCGTCTGCTGCTGTCTGAAGCTTGCCCGCTGATCCTTGACTACCACGTTGCGCTGGATGTTGCGCGTGAAAAAGCTCGCGGTGCCAAAGCTATCGGCACTACCGGTCGCGGTATCGGCCCTGCTTACGAAGACAAAGTGGCTCGTCGTGGCCTGCGCGTTGGCGACCTGTTCGACAAAGCTACCTTTGCAGACAAGCTGAAAGAAGTGATGGAATACCATAACTTCCAGCTGGTGAACTTCTACAAAGCTGAAGCGGTTGACTACCAGAAAGTGCTGGATGATGCGATGGCGGTGGCCGACATCCTGACCTCCATGGTGGTGGACGTCTCTGACCTGCTGGATCAGGCGCGTAAACGCGGCGACTTCATCATGTTCGAAGGGGCTCAGGGTACGCTGCTGGACATCGACCACGGTACCTATCCGTACGTAACCTCCTCTAACACCACCGCGGGTGGCGTTGCGACCGGCTCCGGCATCGGTCCGCGCTATGTGGATTACGTTCTGGGTATCATCAAAGCTTACTCCACTCGCGTGGGTGCAGGTCCGTTCCCAACCGAACTGTTCGATGATATCGGCGAGTTCCTGTGCAAGCAGGGTAACGAGTTCGGCGCTACCACTGGCCGTCGTCGTCGTACCGGCTGGCTGGATGCGGTTGCCGTACGTCGCGCGGTGCAGATTAACTCCCTGTCCGGCTTCTGCCTGACCAAGCTGGACGTGCTGGACGGCCTGAAAGAAGTGAAAATCTGCGTGGGCTACCGTATGCCTGATGGTCGCGAAGTGACCACCACCCCAATGGCAGCGGACGACTGGGAAGGTATCGAGCCGATTTACGAAGTGATGCCTGGCTGGTCTGAAACCACTTTTGGCGTGAAAGAGCGCAGCGGTCTGCCGCAGGCAGCGCTGAACTACATCAAACGCATTGAAGAAGTGACCGGCGTGCCGATTGATATTATCTCTACCGGCCCGGACCGTACTGAAACCATGATTCTGCGCGATCCGTTCGACGCATAA
- a CDS encoding DUF2065 domain-containing protein, producing MNSTIWLALALVLVLEGLGPMLYPRIWRRMILAMAQLPDTLLRRFGGGLVVAGIVIYYMLSRVSS from the coding sequence ATGAATTCAACAATTTGGCTGGCGCTTGCTCTGGTTTTGGTACTCGAAGGCCTGGGGCCGATGCTTTACCCGCGCATCTGGCGACGTATGATTCTGGCGATGGCGCAGTTACCGGACACGCTGCTGCGTCGTTTTGGCGGCGGTCTTGTGGTTGCCGGCATCGTTATCTACTACATGTTGAGTCGCGTCAGCAGTTGA
- the hflC gene encoding protease modulator HflC, which translates to MRKSFVAVIIIVLVVIYTSLFVVHEGERGITLRFGKVLRDDENKPVVYEPGLHFKIPFIETVKTLDARIQTMDNQADRFVTKEKKDLIVDSYIKWRISDFSRYYLATGGGDVSQAEVLLKRKFSDRLRSEIGRLDVKDIVTDSRGRLTLDVRDALNSGSAGTDDEVATPAADDAIASAAARITEETNGKVPVVNPNSMAALGIQVVDVRIKQINLPAEVSEAIYNRMRAEREAVARRHRSQGQEEAEKLRATADYEVTRTLAEAEREGRISRGEGDAEAAKLFADAFSQDPDFYAFIRSLRAYEASFQSNQDIMVLSPDSDFFRYMKTPANSAR; encoded by the coding sequence ATGCGTAAGTCTTTTGTTGCAGTAATTATCATCGTGCTGGTCGTGATTTACACCTCGCTGTTCGTGGTGCATGAGGGCGAGCGCGGCATTACATTACGCTTCGGCAAAGTCCTGCGTGATGACGAAAACAAACCGGTCGTCTATGAGCCGGGTCTGCACTTCAAGATCCCGTTCATTGAAACCGTGAAAACGCTGGATGCGCGTATCCAGACCATGGACAACCAGGCCGATCGCTTTGTGACCAAAGAGAAGAAAGACCTGATCGTTGACTCCTACATCAAGTGGCGCATTAGCGACTTCAGCCGTTACTACCTGGCTACAGGCGGCGGCGATGTTTCTCAGGCCGAAGTGCTGCTGAAGCGTAAGTTCAGTGACCGTCTGCGTTCTGAGATTGGTCGTCTGGATGTGAAAGACATCGTGACCGACTCCCGTGGGCGCCTGACGCTGGACGTTCGTGATGCCCTGAACTCCGGTTCTGCGGGTACGGATGATGAAGTTGCTACGCCAGCGGCTGACGATGCTATCGCTTCCGCAGCGGCGCGTATTACCGAAGAGACCAACGGCAAAGTGCCTGTGGTTAACCCGAACAGTATGGCGGCGCTGGGTATTCAGGTGGTAGACGTGCGTATCAAGCAGATCAACCTGCCTGCCGAGGTGTCCGAGGCGATTTACAACCGTATGCGCGCAGAGCGTGAAGCGGTTGCCCGTCGTCACCGTTCACAGGGTCAGGAAGAGGCTGAGAAGCTGCGCGCTACCGCTGACTATGAGGTGACTCGTACGCTGGCAGAAGCCGAGCGTGAAGGGCGTATCTCTCGTGGTGAAGGCGATGCAGAAGCAGCGAAACTGTTTGCGGATGCCTTTAGCCAGGATCCGGACTTCTACGCCTTTATTCGTAGCCTGCGTGCTTATGAAGCGAGCTTCCAGTCTAACCAGGACATCATGGTCCTGAGCCCGGACAGCGACTTCTTCCGCTACATGAAGACGCCAGCGAATAGCGCACGTTAA